A stretch of DNA from Arthrobacter globiformis:
AGCCCCGTCCGCAACGAACCGGGCCTGGCTACCCCCGTGGTCAAGGCCGTCGAACTGGGCGTGACACCGCTCGACGGCGCCAAAGGCGTAAACCCCGCGGTGGCGCCCTCCGTCAAGGCTGTCAACGGCCGCGTCCAGGACGTCGTGCTGGTCCCGGCCGCCGGGGGAGAAGCCGTCAAGGGCACTGTGAGCGCCGACGGCAGCACGTGGACGGCCGTGGACCCGCTGCTCTTCAACACGCCGTACAAGTACAGCTACACCATCGTGGACGAGGCGGGCCGGGAAACCAAGAAGGTCCAGACCTTCACCACCGTGGCGCCGGCCAATGAGGCGGACGCCGCCGTGTACCCGGAGAACGGCTCCACAGTTGGCGCAGGACAGCCCATCGACATCGTCTTCAGCGAACCCGTCACCAACAAGGCGGCGGTTGAAAAGGCCGTCAAGATCACTGTCTCCTCCAAGCAGCCCGTCGCCTGGCACTGGTACTCGGACCAGAAGGTGCGCATCCGCCCCGAGAAGTTCTGGGCATCCAACACCCAGGTCACCGTGGACATGAAGCTGTTCGGGGTGGACTTCGGCAAGGGCATGATCGGCAACTTCAACGCCAAAGTGCAGTTCAAGGTGGGCCAGCAGCGCCTGGCAGTGGTTGATGACAACACCAAGACCATGAAGGTCTACTTCGACGGCAAGCTGGTCAGGACCGCGCCCGTTACCCTGGGCGGCTCCGACTGGCTTTCCCCGTCCGGCTACGCCGTGATCATGGAGCAGGAACGGCATTCCAAGTTCAACGCGGGCAGCATCGGCCTGAAGCCCGGCGACAAGGGCTACTACCCGCCGCTGACCGTGGAGTACGCCAACAGGCTCACGTCCTCCGGCGTCTATGTCCACCAGGCGCTCGAATCGGCATGGGGCTACGTGGGCGTATCCAACGTCTCCCACGGCTGTGTCGGGCTGCTGCCCGTGGACGCCGCCTGGTTCTTCAACAACATGAAGTCCGGCGACGTCGTCCAGGTCCTGAATACGGGCGCCGCCCCCGTCGAGCCGCTCGAGGGCTACGGCGACTGGAACATTCCCTGGGCCCAATACGCGAAGCGGTAAACGCCAATACGCGAAGCGGTAAACGCAGGACGCGAAGCGTCAGAGGCAGTACTAGCTGTCCCGGGACTAGCTGTCCCGGGCCGCCGTGAACGGGAGCCGGCGCAGCCGTTCCCCGATCCGGTTGCTTTCTACGCGTGCCGCGCCCAGCCGGCGGAGTTCGCGTGTGCGGCGTTCGCCCAGCACGGCAGCCAGGTAGTCGTCGGGTGTGGTTCCGGGCGGCGGTGACGGTGCCACATATCCGGATATCTCCGTGGCGAGGGCTGCGGCCATGCCGCTGCGCGACAGGGGCGACATCCGTGGCGCCTGGCGCATGAATTGCCCGGCACGCCGTCCCAGGGCATCCGGAATCCGGCCGATGTCCGCGGCTTCCGCCCAGGCGGCGAGGTGCCGCGGAGTGACGGGGACGATTGCGGGTTCCACCGGGACCCGGCGCCGCAGTGAATAGGTGCCCGCCACGATGTCACCGAGCCGGCGGGACCTGCCGTCGAAGAGCGCGACGGCGATGGCGACGCCGCCGAAGGTCAGGTAGATCTCCAGGAAGCCGATCAGCGCCCTGATGACCGCATGGCGGAAACGGATGGCCCCGCCATCGTCACGCACTATCCTCAGTCCGGCCGCCAGTTTCCCCAGCGAGAGGCCCCGGGTCAGGGTCTCCACCGTCGCCGGGACAATGACGAAGCACAGCACCACGCTGACCAGGGTGAGCGCCCCGGCAGCCGCCTCGTCCAGTTCATCCCGGGCAGCGCCCATTGCCATCAGGATGGCGATCAGCAGCGCGGAATGCACCACGACGTCGAGAACAAGACCGAGTGAGCGGGCAGCGAAGGACGCCGGACGGAGTTCCAGGACGACTGCCTCGCCTGTGATGAGTGGACTCAATTCCTGCCCCGTACGTTGTTCCGGCTACCGGTCGCCTAAAGTCTAGTTCTCCGCAGGCTAGGGTAGGAGCGTGGACATGGACGCCTTCGCCGCCGTCAACTCGGACACATGGTCGCGGCTGCATCATCTTGCGAACAAGCGGCGCCTGAGCGGTGCCGACGCCGATGAACTGCTGCGCCTGTACCAGGTGACCTCCGCCCACC
This window harbors:
- a CDS encoding L,D-transpeptidase — protein: MTEKNNRKTGKIIAVVAICAAVAAGGIGVATAPGWANPAPQSEASSPVRNEPGLATPVVKAVELGVTPLDGAKGVNPAVAPSVKAVNGRVQDVVLVPAAGGEAVKGTVSADGSTWTAVDPLLFNTPYKYSYTIVDEAGRETKKVQTFTTVAPANEADAAVYPENGSTVGAGQPIDIVFSEPVTNKAAVEKAVKITVSSKQPVAWHWYSDQKVRIRPEKFWASNTQVTVDMKLFGVDFGKGMIGNFNAKVQFKVGQQRLAVVDDNTKTMKVYFDGKLVRTAPVTLGGSDWLSPSGYAVIMEQERHSKFNAGSIGLKPGDKGYYPPLTVEYANRLTSSGVYVHQALESAWGYVGVSNVSHGCVGLLPVDAAWFFNNMKSGDVVQVLNTGAAPVEPLEGYGDWNIPWAQYAKR
- a CDS encoding RDD family protein, whose protein sequence is MSPLITGEAVVLELRPASFAARSLGLVLDVVVHSALLIAILMAMGAARDELDEAAAGALTLVSVVLCFVIVPATVETLTRGLSLGKLAAGLRIVRDDGGAIRFRHAVIRALIGFLEIYLTFGGVAIAVALFDGRSRRLGDIVAGTYSLRRRVPVEPAIVPVTPRHLAAWAEAADIGRIPDALGRRAGQFMRQAPRMSPLSRSGMAAALATEISGYVAPSPPPGTTPDDYLAAVLGERRTRELRRLGAARVESNRIGERLRRLPFTAARDS